A stretch of the Planktothricoides raciborskii GIHE-MW2 genome encodes the following:
- a CDS encoding pitrilysin family protein, with product MSVIPTRSKFPAKVFKLNNGLTVIHQYLRATPVSVVDVWVKAGASREPDAWSGMAHFLEHMIFKGTDNLPPGSFDWLIESLGGMTNAATSHDYAHFFIMTATEYLKDSLAPLADLLLHPAFPEDEFIRERDVVFEEIRQEADNPDWIAFQALMQMVYQQHPYGRSVLGDIPGLMQRSPQQMRQFHSTHYQPENMTVTIVGGVGEDQALALVEQAFQDFPTNYHTATPTIKAESPIREIRRREMLLPRLEGSRLMMAWIGPGVDQIRDAYGLDLLAVLLAEGRTSRLVRELREEKHLVQDITSNFSLQKDSSIFTINAWLEAENIHLVESLIGDRLRELHSQPISPAELARGKRLLCNDYAFSTETASQIAGLYGYYQTIDRAEVAVSYPEEIQSFQAEELQTLASRYLSPECYAVTEIQPYS from the coding sequence TTGTCTGTAATACCCACGCGCTCAAAATTTCCCGCCAAAGTCTTTAAGCTGAATAACGGATTAACGGTGATCCATCAATACCTCAGAGCGACCCCCGTGTCGGTAGTCGATGTCTGGGTAAAAGCGGGAGCTTCACGGGAACCCGATGCTTGGTCAGGGATGGCTCATTTCTTAGAACACATGATTTTTAAAGGTACGGATAATCTACCCCCCGGATCCTTTGATTGGCTGATTGAAAGTTTGGGCGGGATGACCAATGCAGCCACCAGCCATGATTATGCTCACTTTTTTATTATGACGGCGACGGAATATTTAAAAGATTCGTTAGCCCCTTTAGCGGATCTGTTATTACATCCCGCTTTTCCTGAAGATGAATTTATCCGGGAACGAGATGTAGTGTTTGAGGAAATTCGCCAAGAAGCTGATAATCCTGATTGGATCGCTTTTCAAGCACTGATGCAAATGGTGTATCAACAGCATCCTTATGGTCGGTCAGTTTTGGGTGATATTCCGGGGTTAATGCAGCGATCGCCTCAGCAAATGCGTCAGTTTCACAGTACCCACTACCAACCGGAGAATATGACCGTGACGATCGTCGGTGGGGTGGGTGAAGACCAGGCATTAGCCTTAGTCGAGCAAGCGTTTCAGGATTTCCCCACAAACTATCATACGGCGACACCCACGATCAAGGCAGAATCACCCATCAGGGAAATTCGCCGCCGCGAAATGCTCTTACCTCGCTTAGAAGGATCAAGATTGATGATGGCTTGGATCGGGCCTGGGGTAGACCAAATAAGAGATGCTTATGGTCTGGACTTGTTGGCGGTGCTGTTAGCGGAAGGAAGAACTTCGCGCTTGGTGCGAGAACTGCGGGAAGAAAAACATTTAGTCCAAGACATTACCAGCAATTTCTCTTTACAAAAAGATTCCAGTATCTTTACGATTAATGCTTGGTTGGAGGCAGAAAATATCCACCTAGTAGAATCGCTGATTGGCGATCGCCTAAGAGAACTGCACTCTCAACCCATTTCTCCCGCAGAACTCGCCAGAGGTAAGCGGCTTCTTTGTAATGATTACGCCTTTTCCACGGAAACGGCCAGCCAAATTGCCGGTCTTTATGGTTACTATCAAACCATTGACCGGGCAGAAGTAGCTGTTTCCTATCCCGAAGAAATCCAGTCATTTCAAGCGGAAGAACTGCAAACTCTGGCTTCTCGGTATCTTTCTCCTGAATGTTACGCCGTCACAGAAATTCAACCATATTCTTGA
- a CDS encoding ribonuclease R family protein yields the protein MEFSIATLLANFTDDKLVAPKILEKKLGCHDDVSQRQLQIALDALEKIGLLIKDKGRYRRNPDQALVEAKLRCSSKGFCFAIQDQEGTEDIYIRESNLSNAWNGDRVLVNIIKEGSRRRSPEGEVRLILERANPSVLARVKKQNTVYEAVPLDDRLLFDVILKENGINLENAIEYLVHVEILRYPLGSNPPVGRVAQVLGLDAEDANDLDIVCCKHDLPRNFSDIVVEFTKGMPIQLRKNDLKDRLDLRDKLTLSFVPLPWGLKLSPGSAIIDHGFTLEKINDSHWRLGVHTSDVAHYVKQETPLDREARKRGVSVYLEDKVIPIFPESISVDRCSLLPDCERLALSILITLDNEGKVEEFEIKSTAISVDHLVSISGDSAEFNGNSQGEAPKWVEIKSINTTRPTEHDLSPPALEMLAQLSELAQKVRLQRQARGGFELNQPLNQYGISPSPYDEEGIMGALSQIGMSGPQGMICELTILANQLVASHLKELSIPAIYQIQSAPDPEEVEEIAKLAIQMGVELQIENPEAVSPRDYQQFTKLLGKSTNERVLTYLLESSLKAPMYSMNPAPHFGLALDSYLHCTSPLRRYQDLMVQRVLYVVFESGRDRKSTRAKERINLHHSNCHGQITWNVLAPDVQNELESELAGVVNHLTDRTRLTQEAEADLQGLKKAALMKKRTGEIFSGLITGVQSYGFFVEIELEGSNGFPIRLEGLVHVSSLKDDWYEYRSRQQTLVGRKNRKQYRLGDQVEVEVKSVDYYRQQIDLVAVGGGSTASMDYEPDEPYYNDDEYQRY from the coding sequence ATGGAATTTTCAATCGCTACATTACTAGCAAATTTTACCGATGATAAATTGGTGGCTCCCAAAATTTTGGAAAAAAAATTGGGATGCCACGATGATGTCAGTCAGCGCCAATTACAAATTGCTTTAGATGCTTTGGAAAAAATTGGCTTGCTGATTAAAGATAAAGGCCGCTATCGACGCAACCCAGATCAAGCACTGGTGGAGGCGAAATTACGGTGTTCCAGCAAAGGCTTTTGTTTTGCGATTCAAGACCAAGAAGGCACTGAGGATATTTATATCCGCGAGAGCAATCTGAGTAATGCTTGGAATGGCGACCGTGTATTGGTGAATATCATCAAAGAAGGCAGTCGCCGTCGTTCTCCCGAAGGCGAAGTGCGCCTAATTTTAGAACGGGCAAATCCTTCAGTTTTAGCGCGAGTCAAAAAACAAAATACTGTTTATGAAGCCGTACCTTTGGATGACCGATTATTGTTTGATGTGATCCTCAAAGAAAACGGCATCAATCTGGAAAACGCGATCGAGTATTTAGTCCATGTGGAAATATTGCGCTATCCCCTCGGTTCCAATCCCCCAGTCGGACGAGTGGCGCAAGTCCTGGGTCTAGATGCGGAAGATGCCAACGACCTAGATATTGTCTGCTGTAAACATGATTTACCCCGCAATTTTTCCGACATTGTGGTGGAATTCACCAAGGGAATGCCGATTCAATTGCGGAAAAATGACCTCAAAGATCGGCTGGATCTGCGAGATAAATTGACCCTAAGTTTTGTCCCATTACCCTGGGGCTTAAAACTGTCCCCTGGTTCGGCCATCATCGATCATGGTTTTACTCTAGAAAAAATTAATGACTCTCATTGGCGCTTAGGGGTGCATACTTCTGACGTAGCCCATTATGTTAAACAAGAAACACCTTTAGACCGAGAAGCTCGCAAACGGGGTGTATCCGTCTATTTGGAAGACAAAGTAATTCCGATTTTCCCAGAAAGCATTTCCGTAGATCGCTGCTCTTTACTACCAGATTGTGAACGACTAGCCCTATCGATTCTAATTACTTTGGACAATGAAGGGAAAGTTGAAGAATTTGAAATTAAAAGCACTGCCATTTCTGTAGATCATCTGGTCAGTATTAGTGGTGACAGCGCCGAATTCAATGGGAATTCTCAGGGTGAAGCGCCTAAATGGGTGGAAATTAAATCAATTAACACCACTCGACCAACGGAACATGACTTATCCCCCCCTGCCCTAGAAATGTTGGCGCAGTTGTCTGAATTAGCGCAAAAGGTTCGCCTCCAGCGGCAAGCCCGAGGTGGGTTTGAACTGAATCAACCCCTGAATCAATATGGCATTAGTCCTTCTCCTTATGATGAGGAAGGGATTATGGGGGCATTAAGTCAGATTGGGATGTCCGGGCCGCAAGGGATGATCTGTGAGTTGACCATTTTGGCCAATCAACTGGTGGCATCTCATTTAAAGGAACTCTCAATTCCGGCGATTTACCAAATTCAGTCCGCCCCAGATCCAGAAGAGGTGGAAGAAATTGCGAAACTAGCGATCCAGATGGGGGTGGAACTTCAGATAGAAAATCCAGAGGCGGTGAGCCCTCGCGATTACCAACAGTTTACCAAGTTGTTGGGCAAATCCACTAATGAGCGGGTTTTGACTTATTTGTTAGAGTCCAGTCTCAAGGCTCCGATGTATAGCATGAATCCAGCCCCCCATTTTGGTCTGGCTTTGGATAGCTATTTGCACTGCACTTCCCCTCTGCGTCGTTATCAGGATTTGATGGTGCAACGAGTTCTATATGTTGTGTTTGAATCAGGGCGCGATCGCAAATCAACCCGTGCCAAAGAACGAATCAATCTGCACCATAGTAATTGCCACGGTCAAATTACCTGGAATGTCCTAGCCCCAGATGTGCAGAATGAATTAGAAAGTGAGTTGGCTGGAGTCGTCAACCATTTGACCGATCGCACCAGATTAACTCAGGAAGCAGAAGCGGATCTACAAGGATTGAAAAAAGCCGCCCTAATGAAAAAACGCACTGGGGAAATTTTCTCTGGGTTAATTACCGGGGTGCAGTCTTACGGCTTCTTTGTGGAAATTGAATTAGAAGGTTCAAATGGTTTCCCCATTCGTCTCGAAGGACTCGTTCATGTGTCTTCCTTGAAAGATGACTGGTATGAATATCGTTCTCGACAACAAACCCTTGTCGGTCGCAAGAACCGCAAGCAATATCGCTTGGGCGATCAGGTGGAAGTCGAGGTTAAAAGTGTGGATTACTATCGTCAACAAATTGACTTAGTAGCTGTTGGTGGTGGCAGTACCGCCAGCATGGATTATGAACCGGATGAGCCTTATTACAATGATGATGAGTATCAAAGATATTAA
- a CDS encoding DUF4278 domain-containing protein, whose translation MKLCYRGVSYEYTPATVETTPSEFFGKYRGLDWRFYAVKKAPVQQTNLDLKYRGVAYNTNSVKANQVKTPALSVSEKARQGMMARQRSVMKRQQAMLTRLNAEVS comes from the coding sequence ATGAAACTCTGTTATCGTGGTGTTTCCTACGAATACACACCGGCTACTGTTGAAACAACTCCAAGCGAATTTTTTGGCAAATATCGCGGTTTAGATTGGCGGTTTTATGCAGTGAAAAAAGCCCCAGTCCAGCAAACCAATCTAGATTTGAAATATCGCGGCGTTGCCTACAATACGAACAGTGTGAAAGCCAACCAGGTGAAAACCCCTGCATTGTCTGTAAGCGAAAAAGCTCGCCAAGGCATGATGGCTCGGCAACGGTCAGTGATGAAGCGGCAACAAGCGATGCTGACCCGTTTAAATGCAGAAGTTAGCTGA
- the ispE gene encoding 4-(cytidine 5'-diphospho)-2-C-methyl-D-erythritol kinase: MRSYSLIAPAKINLYLEIIGNAPGGYHELAMVLQSISLADRVHLRANGTQQFHCACNSNQVPQDKTNLAYRAAELMAKQFPQAFNRYGAVDINIEKQIPVAAGLAGGSSNAAAVLVGLNLIWQLGLTQPELQELAAQLGSDIPFCISGGTALATGRGEMLEPLPDLPPISVILAKYRSLEISTAWAYGTYRQKFGHTYVSEPEALLERRQRFHSGSMIAAIAHQDGQKIGQLLHNDLEKVALPAYPQVAQLRSAFENTDILGVMMSGSGPTVFALAESPEKAQQASITVKNTLNHPDLDFWVAQLIPCGIQIDH, translated from the coding sequence ATGCGCTCTTACTCTTTAATTGCTCCGGCTAAAATAAATCTCTATTTAGAAATTATCGGCAATGCTCCCGGTGGCTACCACGAACTAGCAATGGTACTGCAAAGTATCTCCTTAGCCGACCGGGTTCACTTGCGAGCCAATGGCACGCAACAGTTCCATTGCGCCTGTAACAGCAACCAAGTCCCACAAGATAAAACCAACCTGGCTTATCGCGCTGCGGAATTAATGGCCAAACAATTTCCCCAGGCATTTAATCGCTATGGCGCCGTAGACATTAATATTGAAAAACAAATTCCGGTGGCAGCGGGACTGGCTGGGGGTTCCAGCAATGCCGCCGCCGTCTTAGTCGGGCTCAACTTAATCTGGCAACTGGGACTGACCCAACCGGAATTGCAGGAATTGGCCGCTCAGTTAGGCTCCGATATTCCCTTCTGTATTTCTGGGGGCACCGCATTAGCCACCGGACGCGGCGAAATGCTCGAACCGTTGCCCGACTTACCGCCCATCTCCGTCATCTTGGCCAAATATCGCTCTCTAGAAATTTCTACCGCTTGGGCTTATGGCACCTATCGCCAAAAATTTGGTCATACTTATGTTTCTGAGCCAGAGGCTTTACTGGAACGGCGGCAAAGGTTTCACTCCGGGTCTATGATTGCCGCGATCGCCCACCAAGACGGTCAGAAAATTGGCCAACTCCTCCACAACGACCTAGAAAAAGTTGCCTTACCTGCTTATCCCCAAGTAGCGCAGTTGCGTTCTGCCTTTGAAAACACCGATATTTTAGGCGTAATGATGTCCGGTTCCGGTCCCACGGTCTTTGCCCTCGCGGAATCCCCAGAAAAAGCCCAACAAGCATCTATAACAGTGAAAAACACCCTGAATCACCCAGATTTAGACTTTTGGGTGGCTCAGTTAATCCCCTGCGGCATTCAAATAGACCATTAA
- a CDS encoding peptidoglycan-binding protein, with translation MIKNNKTLRLIRPILLALILSVLPNLANPILGQSVPPGARSLLKIGSQGESVIELQAVLLLMGYYTGKLDGIYAESTAQAVRKFQQDAGLTVDGMAGTDTWNRLFPPSPIVAQPSVIAPQATTVVAPANTNMNPPNNPTNSPTVANPLPVQISSGDWQILRLGMEGSAVLGLQQRLTALEFYSGPINGVFDSKTEAAVKAAQQKFNLPADGTVGPATWNALMQ, from the coding sequence ATGATTAAAAACAATAAAACCCTAAGATTAATCCGGCCAATTTTATTAGCTCTTATTTTATCCGTTTTGCCCAATTTGGCGAACCCAATTCTCGGTCAGTCAGTCCCCCCTGGGGCGCGATCGCTGCTAAAAATTGGTAGTCAGGGCGAATCGGTCATTGAACTACAAGCGGTTTTATTACTGATGGGATATTACACCGGCAAACTTGATGGAATTTATGCGGAAAGTACCGCCCAAGCGGTGCGAAAATTTCAACAAGATGCCGGATTAACCGTTGATGGCATGGCTGGAACCGATACCTGGAATCGTTTATTTCCCCCCAGCCCCATTGTGGCACAACCATCGGTAATTGCCCCCCAAGCAACCACAGTGGTTGCCCCAGCAAATACAAACATGAATCCCCCAAACAACCCCACCAATTCCCCAACCGTTGCTAATCCATTGCCCGTGCAAATATCATCCGGTGATTGGCAAATTTTGCGCTTAGGGATGGAAGGTTCAGCGGTACTCGGTTTACAACAACGCTTAACCGCATTAGAGTTTTATTCCGGCCCGATTAATGGGGTATTTGATAGCAAAACCGAAGCCGCAGTCAAAGCCGCCCAACAAAAATTTAATCTTCCCGCTGATGGGACAGTTGGCCCCGCCACTTGGAATGCCCTCATGCAGTAA
- a CDS encoding DUF3082 domain-containing protein: protein MNQQPESQQTVQPTIWRCFSGSAVASAIAYCAYLLTSSISQSFANKPIHSDNQTVITIAGAVRTLVVGVSTLGTFVFAFAALGLFALGIQILIQRFTSQPTPPNG from the coding sequence ATGAACCAACAACCAGAGTCTCAACAAACCGTTCAACCAACGATTTGGCGGTGTTTTAGCGGTTCAGCCGTCGCCAGTGCGATCGCCTACTGTGCTTATTTACTCACCAGTTCCATTAGCCAAAGCTTTGCCAACAAACCCATACACTCCGACAACCAAACGGTCATCACCATTGCGGGCGCCGTGCGAACTTTAGTCGTCGGCGTTAGCACCCTAGGGACTTTTGTTTTTGCCTTTGCCGCATTAGGTTTATTTGCCCTCGGCATCCAAATATTGATTCAACGGTTCACCAGCCAACCTACTCCTCCCAACGGTTAA
- a CDS encoding M16 family metallopeptidase: MTNTLLQPIVQRTILKNGMVVIAVENYAADIIAARIFVRAGSRCEPLEMAGLSHLLAAVLTKGTDQLSSLEIAERIESVGASLSTNSSPDYFLMSLKTVSADFPDILKLANELLRSPSFPEHEVELEKRLTLQGIRSQQEQPFSVAFEQLRQAMYPGHPYGFSALGTEKTVEKITRNDIQNYHQTYFHPDNIVISIAGRINPEAAIKLVEEIFGDWPVSPEQFPMLTFPKITPNPCYLCTVQDTQQSIVMLGYLAPAVEYHHDDVNDNSIDYAALKLLNTYLGNGLSSRLFVELREKRGLAYDVSAFYPTRLDPAMFVVYMGTAPENTMLALESLRYEVQRLCDIPLTAEELQASKNKLLGQYALGKQTNAQLAQVFGWYETIGLGIEFDTRFPQAVSSVNAAIAQSSAGQYLAGSPYVSLVGPAEAIEGLE, encoded by the coding sequence GTGACCAATACACTTTTACAGCCAATAGTTCAGCGGACAATCCTCAAAAATGGGATGGTGGTGATCGCTGTAGAAAATTACGCCGCTGATATTATCGCTGCTCGGATCTTTGTACGGGCTGGAAGCCGTTGTGAACCTTTGGAAATGGCCGGACTGTCTCATCTCTTGGCCGCCGTTTTAACCAAAGGAACGGATCAATTATCTTCTTTGGAAATTGCCGAACGGATCGAGTCTGTCGGGGCTAGTTTAAGCACCAATAGCAGCCCCGATTATTTTTTAATGAGTCTGAAAACCGTCTCCGCTGACTTTCCAGACATCTTAAAACTGGCGAATGAATTGCTGCGATCGCCCTCCTTCCCCGAACATGAAGTCGAACTGGAAAAACGTCTCACCCTACAAGGAATTCGCTCCCAACAAGAACAGCCGTTTTCCGTCGCATTCGAGCAACTCCGACAAGCCATGTATCCGGGACATCCTTATGGTTTTTCTGCCCTGGGAACCGAAAAAACCGTAGAAAAAATCACCCGCAACGATATACAAAATTATCACCAAACCTATTTTCACCCAGATAATATTGTAATTAGTATTGCCGGTCGCATTAACCCAGAAGCAGCGATAAAATTAGTTGAGGAAATATTTGGTGATTGGCCAGTTTCTCCAGAGCAATTTCCCATGCTAACCTTTCCGAAAATCACCCCTAATCCCTGCTATTTATGCACCGTTCAAGACACCCAACAATCCATTGTCATGTTGGGGTATTTAGCCCCAGCGGTAGAATACCATCACGATGATGTGAACGATAATAGTATTGATTATGCGGCTTTAAAATTACTCAATACTTACTTAGGAAATGGTCTGTCCAGTCGCTTGTTTGTGGAATTGCGGGAAAAGCGCGGTTTAGCTTATGATGTTTCAGCATTTTATCCCACTCGATTAGATCCGGCGATGTTTGTGGTTTATATGGGTACAGCACCAGAAAATACCATGTTAGCCTTAGAGAGTCTTCGCTATGAAGTGCAACGATTATGTGACATTCCACTAACGGCAGAAGAACTTCAAGCATCTAAAAACAAGCTGCTAGGACAATATGCCCTCGGTAAACAAACCAATGCTCAATTAGCCCAGGTTTTTGGCTGGTATGAAACCATTGGACTGGGAATTGAATTTGACACTCGGTTCCCCCAAGCGGTGTCCAGTGTCAATGCCGCGATCGCCCAATCATCCGCTGGTCAATATCTTGCGGGCAGCCCTTATGTTTCCCTCGTTGGCCCTGCCGAAGCCATTGAAGGATTAGAATAG
- the clpP gene encoding ATP-dependent Clp endopeptidase proteolytic subunit ClpP, producing MQETDSMIPTVIEQSGRGERAFDIYSRLLRDRIIFLGQQVDSDLANLIVAQMLFLEAEDPEKDIYLYINSPGGSVTAGMGIFDTMNQIRPDVCTICLGLAASMGAFLLSAGAKGKRMSLPHSRIMIHQPLGGAQGQATDIEIQAREILYHKQRLNELLAAHTGQPLERIQEDTERDFFMSAEESKAYGLIDQVIQRRPTITRPVAV from the coding sequence ATCCAAGAGACAGATTCCATGATTCCTACGGTTATTGAACAATCGGGTCGGGGCGAACGCGCTTTTGACATTTATTCACGTTTGTTGCGCGATCGCATCATTTTCCTCGGACAACAAGTTGACTCAGACTTAGCCAACCTGATCGTGGCACAGATGCTATTTCTAGAAGCGGAGGATCCGGAGAAAGATATCTATTTGTATATCAACTCTCCAGGCGGTTCGGTGACTGCCGGTATGGGGATTTTTGACACCATGAATCAAATTCGCCCTGATGTCTGCACCATTTGCTTAGGATTAGCTGCCAGTATGGGTGCGTTCTTGCTCAGTGCTGGAGCGAAAGGCAAACGGATGAGTTTACCTCATTCTCGGATTATGATTCACCAACCCCTAGGCGGCGCTCAAGGGCAAGCGACGGATATTGAAATCCAAGCTAGAGAGATATTATACCACAAACAACGCCTCAACGAACTGTTAGCTGCTCATACAGGTCAGCCTCTGGAGCGAATTCAAGAAGATACCGAACGGGACTTTTTCATGTCTGCGGAAGAATCCAAAGCTTATGGATTAATCGATCAAGTGATTCAGCGCCGTCCCACTATCACTCGCCCGGTTGCCGTTTAA
- the rsmA gene encoding 16S rRNA (adenine(1518)-N(6)/adenine(1519)-N(6))-dimethyltransferase RsmA, with protein sequence MGDSIRPRKRFAQHWLRSEKVLFKIVEAANLSPSDRLLEIGPGTGVLTQKLLPYAASVTAVEIDRDLWEKLTKKFRDYQNFLLLSGDILSLDLEGLLADQDPKFQQPNKVVANIPYNITGPILEKLLGKIAQPAKNPYESIVLLVQKEVADRLYATPGNKAFGALSVRVQYLADCELICPVPAKAFYPPPKVESAVVRLKPRAIPRSGSLTGIAPAAEDPRQLETLVRVGFANKRKMLRNNLKGLIESDRLTQILEQLEINPQARAEDLSVGQWVALSNHLSLSNLESSPVNN encoded by the coding sequence ATGGGTGATTCTATTAGACCGCGTAAGCGATTTGCTCAACATTGGCTTAGAAGCGAAAAAGTATTATTTAAAATTGTCGAGGCGGCGAACTTGTCCCCAAGCGATCGCCTCTTGGAAATTGGCCCAGGAACCGGGGTACTCACGCAAAAATTATTGCCCTACGCCGCCTCAGTCACCGCCGTAGAAATTGACCGCGACCTTTGGGAGAAACTGACTAAAAAATTTCGAGATTATCAAAATTTTTTACTCTTATCGGGAGATATTTTATCTCTGGATTTAGAGGGGTTATTGGCTGACCAAGATCCCAAATTTCAGCAACCGAATAAAGTAGTGGCGAATATCCCCTACAACATCACCGGGCCAATTCTAGAAAAACTGTTAGGCAAAATTGCCCAACCAGCGAAAAACCCTTATGAATCGATTGTCTTACTGGTACAAAAAGAAGTCGCCGATCGCCTCTACGCCACCCCAGGAAATAAAGCATTTGGGGCTTTATCGGTGCGAGTGCAATATTTAGCAGATTGTGAGTTAATTTGCCCGGTTCCGGCCAAAGCATTCTATCCCCCACCCAAGGTAGAGTCAGCGGTGGTACGACTCAAACCCCGTGCGATTCCGCGAAGCGGATCCCTTACGGGAATCGCCCCTGCCGCAGAAGACCCCCGACAACTGGAAACTTTAGTCAGAGTGGGCTTTGCCAACAAACGCAAAATGTTAAGAAATAACCTGAAAGGATTAATCGAAAGCGATCGCTTGACCCAAATCCTGGAACAATTAGAAATTAACCCTCAAGCCCGCGCTGAAGACCTTAGCGTAGGGCAATGGGTCGCCCTGAGTAATCATCTCAGCTTATCTAATCTTGAGTCATCCCCTGTCAACAACTAG